The sequence below is a genomic window from Candidatus Poribacteria bacterium.
TCGTCAAGACTGCCCGTGACATTGTCGCTGCTGCACGTGAAGGCGGTGGACCGGATCTCGATCTGATTGTTGAAGTGCATCGGAAACTGACACCGATGAACAGCATCGTCTTAGAATCCGCACTGGCACCCTTCAATCTCTATTTCATCGAAGACCCGATCCAGATAGATACGATTACAACGCAAGCGGAATTAGCGAAACGGATGACAACGCCACTCGCTATCGGCGAACGCAATGTCAGTATCTGGGAATTTCGTGAACTCTTGGAGGCAGGCGGACCGCAATACGTCCGTCCGGATCTCGGTTTGGCAGGCGGTATAACACATTGCAAGAAAATCGCGGCACTCGCGGAAGCGTATCATAGTGCGGTTGTCACGCACAACTTCCTCGGACCGCTTATTACTGCTGCATCACTTCACTTAGACACGAGCATCCCGAACTTCATCACACAGGAGTATACGAAAGGTGATGAATCCGAAGACTTCGCCGTTTACAAAGTGGCGTATCAGCGGGAAGGCGGTTACATTCCCATCCCTGAAGCTCCGGGTTTGGGTATTGAACTTGACGACAGTTTAATCGAGGAGAACCCTTATCAACCGA
It includes:
- a CDS encoding mandelate racemase/muconate lactonizing enzyme family protein, with amino-acid sequence MKIDKVESFFIRNGYVIRIHTDTGLSGVGQTACWGYPEAVDSIINTFKKHLIGQNPLRIEHHWQYLYRMGPFRGTALSGAISAVDIALWDIKGKHFGVPIWELLGGNCRDKIRLHLLGGGSTPETMYDAAKAAVEEGFTALKFDPVVGGFQDMTVDRLVKTARDIVAAAREGGGPDLDLIVEVHRKLTPMNSIVLESALAPFNLYFIEDPIQIDTITTQAELAKRMTTPLAIGERNVSIWEFRELLEAGGPQYVRPDLGLAGGITHCKKIAALAEAYHSAVVTHNFLGPLITAASLHLDTSIPNFITQEYTKGDESEDFAVYKVAYQREGGYIPIPEAPGLGIELDDSLIEENPYQPMNTGTTPLREDGSVAYAV